From the Cytophagales bacterium genome, the window ATCTCCATACCGGCTCATGATCCTGTCAGAAAGCGAACCGTGGTTTGTTCCAATTCTCATCGCAGTTCCATGTTTCTTGCAAATTTTAACTAATGGTGAAAACCGTTCCCTGATCCTTTCCAGTTCAGCCTGGTATGAATCATCACTATATTCTATATTCTCAAACTTCTTTTTATCTGCATAATTTCCAGGGTTAACCCTCACTTTTTCAACTATTCCTGCCGCCAGTTCTGCAACGTTTGGCGTGAAATGAATATCAGCGATCAAGGGAACTTTATATCCTCTTTTATGCAGCTCTTTTTTAATATTTTCCAGGTTCTTTGCTTCATTCAGGCTGGGGGCTGTTATACGCACATATTCGCATCCTGCCTCAACCATCCTGATCGCTTGCTCCACGGTGCCAATCGTATCCATCGTGTCTGTGATCGTCATGGATTGTGCGCGAATGGGATTCTCTGCTCCTAATGGAACATCTCCTATAAATACCTCCCTTGTTTTTCTTCTGGAATAACGGATTACGGATTGTCCAGGGTACTCGGGATGGATCTCGGATTTTGGAGTTTGATTATTTTTTACTGGGGCTTCTGTTATAGTATCTAGCATATTATATTTAAAAATGAATTATATTAGAATTGCAAAGGTAACAAAAATATTTGTATTAATTAAAATTATTTTTGTGTACATTTGTAAAAAATAAACAACTATTATAAGATGCAAATTAGTGAAATAAAACAGATCATTAAACGTGAGCTTCCTGCTATAATAAAAAAGGATCTCAAAATGAGAGATTGGGTGTTGGATATTGGCAAAACCCATTTTCCTGATAAAAAAGAAACAGAAAGCAAGTTTGATAGAATTCTGAAAGAAATACAACAAGATAGAATTGAACAAAGCAAGAAATGGGAAAAACAAAACAAGAAATGGGATGAACAAGATAAGAAATGGGAAAAACAAAACAAGAAATGGGATGGACAAGATAAGAAATGGGAAAAACAAAACAAGAAATGGGATGGACAAAACAAGAAATGGGAAAAACAAGATAAAAAATGGGAAAAAAATCATGCAGAAATAAGAAAGCTTGGAGTTAGTATAGATAAAACATTACTACGGCTTGAAACAATGGATAAAAGACATGTATCTTCAATAGGCGCTTTAGGCGCCCGTTGGGGATTAAATACAGAGGCTACTTTCCGTAACGCAATAAAGGGGATACTTGAACCTCATTTCAATTTCGAAGTAACAAATATTCAGGATTACGATGAAGAAGGTGGTGTATTTGGCCATCCTGAACAAATTGAATTGGATATTGCTATTTTTAACAAAACCACCTATTTAATTGAGATAAAATCCTCAATGAGTAGAGCTGACATGTATATTTTTAATAAGAAGGCATCGTTTTATATAAAAAAACATAAAACAAAAAACACTAAGCTGATAGTCATTTCGCCAATGATTGATGATAAAGCAAAAAAAATGGCAAAAAAACTTAATATTACTGCGTACAGTCATTATTCTGATGTAGAATTATAATATCGTAAATCTAAAATCGTCATTCGTCAATCAACAATATCCCCCCTCTGCGGCCTCATCAATATTTCTTCCACTACCGTATTTTTTGACAATGAATAAGCATTAAAAACCGCCTCTGCCACATCTTCAGCTTTCATCAATCTGTCAGACGAAACACTTTCCTCATCCCAGCTTGAAGTAAGCGTAGCGCCAGGCAACACTGCAGTGATCCTGATATTATATTCCTTCATTTCTTCCCTCAGCACTTTCGTCATTCCATATAAAGCATATTTTGAAATACAGTATGCACCGCCATCAACATAAGGGGTGATGCTTGCCGTTGAGCAAATATTGAAAATATGACCGGATTTTCTTTTTATCATATCCCCTATCAATCCTCTTGTTAAATGATAGGCGCTGTACAAATTGGTGGAGATCATTTTTTCCAAAATACCTTCAACTTCATTATGCACCTGGCCTGGTTCATAAATACCTACATTATTTACCAGGATATTTACCTGCCTTTTTAATTTTCTAATAAATTGAAGAAAACTGTTTACATCTTCTTTTTTAGACAAATCTGCACAAGCAGGCCAAAAGTTAACATCAGGATTTTTTGTAAAAAATTCCCGCCTAAGTTTTTCCAAATCCTTTTCTTTCCTTGAGCAGGTAACAATATCAAAGCTATTTTGAGCAAATTTTTCAACAATTGCCCTGCCTATGCCTTTAGTGCCACCTGTAATCACTATCAATTTATTTGAGTTTTCCATTTTAGTATTCTTAAAATTTTCGGTAATATATTATTTGTATATCAAAATAAATGGTTTTGATTTGTATTTTTGCAACTTACAACATGAAACGTCTCGGCAAATACTTCATATTCATCAGCAGCTTATTCACCAACAGGGAGCCGTTTAGGGTCTATATCAAGCTAACAATGGAAGAATGTATTCTAATTGGCATAGACTCCCTGGTAATTACTATGATCGTTGCTACCTTTATCGGGGCTGTAACTGCTGTTCAAACCGCATACAATTTAGTAAGTCCGCTTATTCCTTTGTATATAATTGGAACTATCGTCAGGGACATGACGCTGCTGGAGTTAGCCCCCACTATAACAGCAATAGTTTTATCCGGCAAGGTAGGCTCCAATATTGCAGGTACTCTCGGGACAATGCGTATAACCGAACAAATTGATGCACTGGAAATAATGGGCATTAATTCTGCCTCTTACCTGGTGCTACCCAAGATCATCGCTGCCTTGATCGTATTTCCTCTCCTGGTAATTGTAGCCATGTTCCTGGGAATGCTTGGTGGATATTTAGCTGGCGTTCTTACAGGAGTATTAACCGAAAATGAGTATATCTACGGCATACGCTACGAGTTCGTGCCCTTTAATATTACCTTTGCAATCATCAAATCATTGGTTTTTGCATTTTTAATATCGTCTATCTCTTCATTTCAGGGTTATTTTACAAGAGGCGGGGCTTTAGAAGTAGGT encodes:
- a CDS encoding DUF3782 domain-containing protein gives rise to the protein MDIGKTHFPDKKETESKFDRILKEIQQDRIEQSKKWEKQNKKWDEQDKKWEKQNKKWDGQDKKWEKQNKKWDGQNKKWEKQDKKWEKNHAEIRKLGVSIDKTLLRLETMDKRHVSSIGALGARWGLNTEATFRNAIKGILEPHFNFEVTNIQDYDEEGGVFGHPEQIELDIAIFNKTTYLIEIKSSMSRADMYIFNKKASFYIKKHKTKNTKLIVISPMIDDKAKKMAKKLNITAYSHYSDVEL
- a CDS encoding SDR family oxidoreductase; the encoded protein is MENSNKLIVITGGTKGIGRAIVEKFAQNSFDIVTCSRKEKDLEKLRREFFTKNPDVNFWPACADLSKKEDVNSFLQFIRKLKRQVNILVNNVGIYEPGQVHNEVEGILEKMISTNLYSAYHLTRGLIGDMIKRKSGHIFNICSTASITPYVDGGAYCISKYALYGMTKVLREEMKEYNIRITAVLPGATLTSSWDEESVSSDRLMKAEDVAEAVFNAYSLSKNTVVEEILMRPQRGDIVD
- a CDS encoding ABC transporter permease, with protein sequence MKRLGKYFIFISSLFTNREPFRVYIKLTMEECILIGIDSLVITMIVATFIGAVTAVQTAYNLVSPLIPLYIIGTIVRDMTLLELAPTITAIVLSGKVGSNIAGTLGTMRITEQIDALEIMGINSASYLVLPKIIAALIVFPLLVIVAMFLGMLGGYLAGVLTGVLTENEYIYGIRYEFVPFNITFAIIKSLVFAFLISSISSFQGYFTRGGALEVGKSSTNAVTTSCIAVLLADYLLAQLLL